One stretch of Thalassovita sp. DNA includes these proteins:
- a CDS encoding ABC transporter substrate-binding protein, producing the protein MSYFRKLMATAAMGVAVGVTALPAIAETPANMLVIANRIDDITTLDPAQSFEFAGSDVLRNVYGKLVNFDPNNLDAGYQPDLAESWTVSEDGKTITFTMREGVKFHSGNPVRAEDVAFSLKRVVLLNKTPSFIITQFGFTPENVDETIVVDGNTVSITTDKRYATSFVLNCLTATIGGVVDKELVMANEVDGDMGNTWLATNSAGSGPYSLASWKPKESVTLNANADYYGGAPAMKRVIVRHVQESATQRLMLERGDIDVARDLNPSDVEGVRAAEGVEILEEMRGRLMYIAASQKHPELSKPGVRQALKYLIDYEGMQNSFLKGAYVTHQNFLPKTYLGAVDENPFSLNLDKAKALLAEAGVDGMELTIGVREAQERLEIAQSLQNTFGQAGITVNLEVGTGKQILGKYRARELDIYLGAWGPDYPDPHTNAGTFAYNPDNSDAANATGLLAWRNSWDTGGLTEKTAAAVVEGDRSKRAEMYQGIQAQFRDTSPFAVMFQKVEQAGVADNIEGLNLGGAITAVSYWTVTK; encoded by the coding sequence ATGTCTTATTTCAGAAAACTGATGGCGACTGCGGCAATGGGTGTCGCGGTGGGTGTGACCGCCCTGCCTGCGATCGCAGAAACCCCGGCCAATATGCTGGTGATCGCCAACCGTATCGATGACATCACCACGCTGGACCCGGCGCAGAGCTTTGAATTTGCGGGCTCTGACGTGCTGCGCAACGTCTATGGCAAGCTGGTCAACTTTGACCCGAACAACCTGGATGCCGGCTACCAGCCCGACCTGGCCGAAAGCTGGACCGTGTCCGAAGACGGCAAAACCATCACCTTCACCATGCGCGAAGGTGTGAAGTTCCACTCAGGCAACCCGGTGCGCGCCGAAGACGTGGCCTTCTCGCTGAAGCGTGTGGTTCTGCTGAACAAAACCCCGTCGTTCATCATCACCCAGTTCGGCTTCACCCCGGAAAACGTGGATGAAACCATTGTGGTTGACGGCAACACCGTGTCGATCACCACCGACAAGCGTTACGCCACCTCCTTTGTTCTGAACTGCCTGACCGCAACCATCGGCGGCGTTGTCGACAAAGAGCTGGTGATGGCCAACGAAGTTGACGGCGACATGGGCAACACCTGGCTGGCCACCAACTCGGCAGGCTCGGGCCCGTACAGCCTGGCCAGCTGGAAGCCGAAGGAAAGCGTCACGCTGAACGCCAACGCCGACTACTACGGTGGCGCGCCGGCGATGAAGCGCGTGATCGTGCGTCACGTACAGGAATCCGCCACCCAGCGTCTGATGCTGGAACGCGGTGACATTGACGTGGCCCGTGACCTGAACCCGTCGGACGTTGAAGGCGTGCGCGCGGCAGAAGGTGTAGAGATCCTGGAAGAGATGCGCGGCCGTCTGATGTATATCGCCGCCAGCCAGAAACATCCTGAGCTGTCCAAGCCTGGTGTCCGTCAGGCGCTGAAATACCTGATCGACTATGAGGGCATGCAGAACAGCTTCCTCAAAGGCGCGTATGTCACCCACCAGAACTTCCTGCCGAAAACCTATCTGGGTGCGGTGGATGAGAACCCGTTCTCGCTGAACCTCGACAAAGCCAAGGCCCTGCTGGCCGAAGCTGGCGTGGACGGCATGGAGCTGACCATCGGTGTGCGTGAAGCGCAGGAACGTCTGGAAATCGCGCAGTCGCTGCAGAACACCTTCGGTCAGGCGGGCATCACCGTGAACCTTGAAGTGGGCACCGGCAAACAGATCCTGGGCAAATACCGCGCCCGTGAACTGGACATCTACCTGGGGGCCTGGGGCCCGGACTATCCCGATCCCCACACCAACGCAGGCACCTTTGCCTATAACCCCGACAACTCGGATGCGGCTAACGCCACTGGCCTTCTGGCCTGGCGCAACAGCTGGGACACCGGTGGTCTGACCGAAAAAACCGCCGCAGCGGTTGTTGAGGGTGACCGCTCCAAACGTGCCGAGATGTATCAGGGCATTCAGGCACAGTTCCGCGATACCTCGCCCTTTGCTGTGATGTTCCAGAAGGTTGAGCAGGCCGGTGTTGCAGACAACATCGAAGGTCTGAACCTTGGCGGCGCCATCACCGCAGTGTCTTACTGGACCGTGACCAAGTAA
- a CDS encoding dipeptidase, with the protein MKQPLIFDGHNDLLLKVQRAGGLSALSDYMEGGPGHLDLPKAKAGGFGGGFFAIYVPSASNADVDDLEMREPPYDLPLPDAINWEDAMTVAMSQFAVLLRLEEQGGLKIARTAREIPAIMAQGKVAAIAHMEGAEAIDPDFETLEVLYAAGLRSLGPVWSRPTIYGHGVPFRFPSDGDIGPGLTDHGIRLVRRCDEMGVMIDLSHLNEAGFWDVARHSTKPLVATHSNAHALSASARNLTDKQLDAIAETDGMVGLNFATAFLREDGRMDADTPLDTMLRHLDHLIARLGEDRVGFGSDFDGAMVPAEIGDVSGLPALRKAMMDHGYDAALLEKLCHRNWVRVLEASWGH; encoded by the coding sequence CTGAAACAGCCGCTGATCTTTGATGGCCACAACGACCTCTTGCTAAAGGTCCAGCGCGCCGGCGGCCTGTCTGCCCTGTCTGATTACATGGAGGGCGGACCGGGGCATTTGGATCTGCCAAAGGCAAAGGCCGGTGGTTTTGGTGGCGGCTTCTTTGCGATCTATGTGCCCTCGGCCAGCAATGCCGATGTCGACGATCTGGAAATGCGCGAGCCCCCCTATGATCTGCCGCTGCCAGATGCCATCAACTGGGAAGATGCGATGACCGTGGCGATGTCACAGTTTGCCGTCCTCCTGCGTCTGGAGGAACAGGGCGGTCTGAAAATCGCCCGCACCGCACGTGAAATCCCCGCGATTATGGCCCAGGGCAAAGTGGCCGCCATCGCCCATATGGAAGGGGCCGAGGCAATCGACCCCGATTTTGAAACACTGGAAGTGCTCTATGCCGCGGGCCTGCGCTCGCTTGGTCCGGTCTGGAGCCGCCCCACCATCTATGGGCACGGCGTGCCGTTTCGTTTCCCATCGGATGGCGATATCGGCCCCGGTCTGACCGATCACGGCATCCGGCTGGTGCGCCGTTGTGACGAAATGGGTGTGATGATCGACCTGTCACACCTGAATGAGGCCGGATTCTGGGATGTGGCGCGCCACAGCACCAAACCGCTGGTCGCCACCCATTCCAACGCCCATGCGCTGTCTGCCTCGGCCCGCAACCTGACCGACAAACAACTGGATGCCATTGCCGAAACCGACGGCATGGTGGGTCTGAACTTCGCCACCGCCTTCCTGCGGGAGGATGGGCGGATGGATGCGGACACGCCGCTCGATACCATGCTGCGCCACCTCGATCACCTGATCGCGCGGTTGGGTGAAGACCGCGTCGGCTTTGGCTCTGATTTCGATGGGGCAATGGTTCCCGCCGAAATCGGCGATGTCAGCGGGCTGCCCGCCCTGCGCAAGGCCATGATGGATCATGGCTATGACGCGGCGCTTTTAGAAAAACTCTGCCACCGGAACTGGGTCCGAGTGCTGGAGGCAAGCTGGGGCCACTAA
- a CDS encoding LysR family transcriptional regulator, translated as MARKNWHSLPEYQAFRALMETGTASAAAAHLSLSQPAVSRSIANLEARTGYILFERDGGRLRPTAEALQLNRRLDPLFDALARIDGPIEPVRETLTLIAPPSYTHRYLVDICASFMRAKPDYNLRILVATNDDMPRYVLEHSCDLALVGVDMTRSGLKTIPFRRSPAVCALPSDHPLAAKEQIEPTDLRDENLISLTQNNITRGAFDRIMAQAGVYKPPVIEADTWQFAADMVKAGAGVSILNPFPSALYPDDRIVYRRFNAPIHFTTTFFSSEDRPLSHVGRAFLRHVRLTTPQDGFSEAL; from the coding sequence ATGGCGCGTAAAAACTGGCACAGCCTGCCCGAATACCAAGCATTTCGTGCATTGATGGAGACCGGCACAGCCTCGGCTGCGGCGGCCCATTTGAGCCTGTCGCAACCCGCTGTCAGCCGCTCCATTGCCAACCTCGAGGCACGCACAGGTTACATTCTGTTTGAGAGAGATGGCGGCCGTCTGCGGCCCACCGCCGAAGCCCTGCAGCTGAACCGGCGGCTGGATCCGCTGTTTGATGCGCTGGCCCGGATCGATGGGCCGATCGAACCGGTTAGGGAAACCCTGACGCTGATTGCGCCGCCCAGCTACACCCATCGCTATCTCGTTGATATCTGTGCCAGTTTCATGCGCGCCAAGCCGGATTACAATCTGCGCATCTTGGTCGCGACCAATGACGACATGCCGCGCTATGTGCTGGAACACAGCTGTGATCTGGCGCTGGTTGGTGTGGACATGACCCGTTCGGGCCTGAAGACCATTCCGTTCCGCCGCTCGCCCGCCGTCTGCGCGCTGCCGTCCGATCATCCGCTGGCTGCGAAGGAGCAGATTGAGCCAACGGATCTGCGCGATGAAAACCTGATCTCGCTGACGCAGAACAACATCACCCGTGGGGCTTTTGACCGCATCATGGCGCAGGCCGGGGTGTACAAACCGCCCGTGATTGAGGCGGACACCTGGCAGTTTGCCGCAGATATGGTGAAGGCGGGCGCCGGGGTGTCTATTCTGAACCCGTTTCCCTCAGCGCTCTATCCTGATGACAGGATCGTCTACCGCAGGTTCAACGCGCCGATCCATTTCACCACCACGTTCTTTTCCAGTGAGGACCGGCCGCTGTCCCATGTCGGCCGGGCCTTTTTGCGTCACGTGCGCCTGACCACCCCGCAGGATGGATTTTCCGAGGCGCTATAG